A genomic region of Candidatus Peregrinibacteria bacterium contains the following coding sequences:
- a CDS encoding GAF domain-containing sensor histidine kinase, translated as MSFLQKIRGYFFEQNQDASSKNKKQSNPVHLSDIENIQKIMQAINNTYLLDAISQQIVDMMIEALDCVGGALLLVEERENVLRPATHSRINSFVNKVIPLLGKKFEDHVFDLKHPQNFTARTVTAKKMFIGQRYEEFMTPVVSKFTAKMIQKVAGLKTIITAPSIINNTVLGVLMVGFREKDLPERKMQLLRIFADQCAVAINNAQKYEKLHKQYEEIRNLLRQQSDFITVAAHEFRTPLNIAILHLQDTIESYKLVPGVIENMKVMGSSLDSLKDLTMRLFETQQFDLNKITLTLTKKDIGEFMEQLCKEFKSLMMVKKIELSFKNSFKKKVKLLIDEKQIRQVIHNILTNASKFTPAKGKILLEIREQKEKILIRIEDNGPGIEDKDKERIFEKFQTTNATMGMGIGLGLYICKKTVELHKGKIWVEDTPGGGATFCIALPK; from the coding sequence ATGTCATTTCTTCAGAAAATTCGCGGCTATTTTTTTGAACAAAATCAGGATGCTTCATCCAAAAATAAGAAGCAATCGAATCCTGTGCATCTTTCTGATATTGAAAATATACAAAAGATCATGCAGGCCATTAATAATACCTATCTTCTTGATGCCATTTCTCAACAAATTGTGGACATGATGATTGAAGCGCTTGATTGTGTTGGAGGAGCACTTCTTCTTGTGGAAGAAAGGGAAAACGTTTTACGACCAGCTACTCATTCTCGAATAAACAGTTTTGTAAATAAAGTAATACCACTTCTCGGGAAAAAATTTGAAGATCATGTTTTTGACCTGAAACACCCTCAAAATTTTACTGCTCGAACTGTTACAGCAAAAAAAATGTTTATCGGTCAAAGATATGAGGAATTTATGACGCCGGTTGTCTCCAAATTTACTGCGAAAATGATCCAAAAAGTTGCTGGGCTAAAAACGATTATAACCGCACCAAGTATTATAAATAATACGGTACTTGGAGTTTTAATGGTTGGTTTTCGAGAAAAAGATCTTCCAGAACGAAAAATGCAGTTGCTTCGAATTTTCGCAGATCAATGTGCTGTAGCTATCAACAACGCTCAAAAATATGAAAAACTCCATAAACAATACGAGGAAATTAGAAATCTTCTGCGCCAGCAATCGGACTTTATCACCGTTGCCGCGCATGAATTCCGCACCCCGCTCAATATTGCGATTCTCCATCTTCAGGACACCATTGAATCTTATAAACTCGTGCCGGGGGTGATCGAGAATATGAAAGTGATGGGATCTTCACTTGATAGTCTCAAGGATCTCACCATGAGGCTTTTTGAAACACAGCAGTTTGATCTCAATAAAATTACCCTCACGCTCACAAAAAAAGACATTGGCGAATTTATGGAACAACTCTGTAAAGAGTTCAAGTCGCTCATGATGGTAAAGAAAATTGAACTTTCTTTTAAAAATTCTTTTAAGAAAAAAGTAAAACTGCTCATTGATGAAAAACAAATACGCCAAGTGATTCATAATATTCTCACGAACGCTTCAAAGTTTACTCCTGCCAAGGGAAAAATCCTTTTGGAAATTCGGGAACAAAAGGAAAAAATTCTTATTCGAATCGAAGATAACGGACCAGGAATTGAGGACAAAGATAAAGAACGTATATTTGAAAAATTCCAGACCACCAATGCGACAATGGGAATGGGAATTGGTCTCGGTCTTTATATTTGCAAAAAAACCGTAGAACTCCATAAAGGAAAAATTTGGGTGGAAGATACTCCCGGCGGGGGAGCGACATTTTGTATCGCTTTACCGAAGTGA
- a CDS encoding response regulator, protein MKKSSQKKVLFLEDEEALGLIYKKKLEQAGYRVCYSRSVEEAEEELKKCTPDFCVIDHGIKGKVKTGLDLVSEIKKKFPKAKIIMLSNYNESQMEVAALAAGADAYLLKIDTPPKILMEFMEHSLR, encoded by the coding sequence ATGAAAAAATCTTCGCAGAAAAAGGTATTGTTTTTAGAGGATGAAGAAGCGCTTGGACTTATTTATAAAAAAAAATTAGAGCAAGCCGGATACAGAGTATGCTATTCTAGGTCAGTTGAAGAAGCCGAAGAAGAGCTTAAAAAATGTACTCCCGATTTCTGTGTTATTGATCATGGAATAAAAGGAAAAGTAAAAACGGGACTTGATTTGGTGTCAGAAATTAAAAAAAAATTTCCGAAGGCAAAGATTATTATGTTGTCAAATTATAATGAATCACAGATGGAAGTCGCCGCATTAGCAGCTGGAGCAGATGCATATCTCTTAAAAATCGATACTCCTCCGAAAATTCTTATGGAATTTATGGAACACTCACTTCGGTAA
- a CDS encoding response regulator transcription factor, translating to MKILVVDNDFATLRSVKNHLEREKWKVEVSDTYEKAKTLILTEEYDAIICDYHLTSDEHGKQGLDLVKEIRDAGIQTPVIFLTGKKIGEITPWDALNVGGDDFIRKPWRSKELIARVYAVVRRGFKCDQNSTNILKQGKFCLDLKLKKLKVGEKEIILGNILAVILERFLKKPNVLHSYEDLIQHVWGSSGDTSYSRDQLNKLRVHIAHLKKELGERGSKHIRTIHRTGYVWETGRKQGAGSRK from the coding sequence ATGAAAATTCTTGTGGTCGATAACGATTTTGCGACGCTCCGAAGTGTGAAAAATCACTTGGAGCGAGAAAAGTGGAAAGTAGAGGTGAGTGATACCTACGAGAAAGCGAAAACACTCATCCTTACTGAAGAGTATGATGCCATTATTTGTGATTATCATTTGACGTCGGATGAACACGGAAAACAAGGTCTTGACCTTGTGAAAGAAATTCGAGATGCAGGGATTCAAACTCCGGTCATTTTTCTCACAGGGAAAAAAATTGGGGAAATTACTCCATGGGATGCGCTTAATGTTGGCGGTGACGATTTCATTCGAAAACCATGGCGATCAAAAGAACTCATCGCAAGAGTATATGCGGTGGTACGACGCGGGTTTAAGTGTGATCAGAATTCTACGAATATTCTCAAACAGGGAAAATTTTGTCTCGATCTCAAGTTGAAAAAACTCAAAGTTGGCGAGAAAGAAATAATTTTGGGAAATATTCTTGCGGTTATTCTGGAAAGATTTCTCAAAAAACCAAATGTGCTCCATTCATATGAAGATCTCATTCAGCATGTTTGGGGATCCTCTGGAGATACTTCTTATTCCAGAGATCAGCTCAATAAGCTTCGTGTGCATATTGCTCACTTGAAAAAAGAGCTCGGAGAAAGAGGATCGAAACATATTCGCACTATTCATCGGACGGGATATGTATGGGAGACAGGGAGGAAGCAGGGGGCAGGAAGTAGGAAGTAG